One segment of Anser cygnoides isolate HZ-2024a breed goose chromosome 5, Taihu_goose_T2T_genome, whole genome shotgun sequence DNA contains the following:
- the PLA2G4F gene encoding cytosolic phospholipase A2 zeta isoform X2, which translates to MCKTSDQACSKQLFTVRNLGTLLCFLARFSPEITGHFFSMFCEVLRGPVPHRVLPFLAAVLFQRKERKETGFYHWRWEKHPYYNLTVKVLRARNIKGTDLLSKADCYVELKLPTASPMVYRTQVVDNSDNPEWNETFQYRIHSAVKNILELTLYDKDVLVSDELTSIVFDVGGMKPGQPLLRTFKLNPEDNEELDVEFCLEKCSDTPTEVLTNGVLVVHPCLSLQGTVNKEEKMKEKQQGSCEVKLSVPGAYQKQLCIPWRPDNEKDYGTSFVFHMDKEMHPELQVELEQTISVLQDGMNPDIEKHTTVLGQGTVPVNSLPVGQEVDRVVSLGEGQSLDISLKAEESTWDLDIRLGFDLCKEEREFVDKRKKVVSEALKKTLNLKESPRKDEVPVVAVLGSGGGMRALTSFYGSLAGLQRLGLLDAALYLSGISGSTWCLSTLYQDPHWSQKDLQDAISRAQDTVSSSKGGAFSPERLKYYFQELNSMESSGRKVSFTDLWGLIVEYFLQQKEDPSKLSDQQEAVKWAQNPYPIYAAVNVRPNISSGDFAEWCEFTPYEVGFRKYGAFVRTEDFDSEFFMGRLIRKRPEPRICFLQGMWGSAFAASLDDICLKVVGTGLSFLEPFKDVIKVIDDCRRSHFRDPTRLKTRLVIPGGPLLQIFQDFFKSRVTCGETFNFMQGLYLHKDYVKVKKFVVWKGTHLDAFPNQLTPMEESLYLVDGGFSINSPFPLVLQPERDVDVILSFNFSWEAPFEVRDIAEHYYMRIRAQNDIYDGSRSDEEIGSDN; encoded by the exons ATGTGCAAAACTTCAGACCAAGCCTGTAGTAAGCAGCTCTTCACAGTCAGGAACCTAGGgactcttctgtgttttcttgcCAGGTTTTCTCCTGAGATAAcaggccattttttttccatgttctgtGAGGTGCTTCGGGGCCCGGTTCCACACAGAGTGCTGCCTTTTCTGGCAGCTGTGCTTTTccaaagaaaggagagaaaagagactgGATTTTATCACTGGCGG TGGGAGAAGCACCCTTACTACAACCTAACTGTAAAAGTCCTCCGAGCCAGAAACATCAAGGGTACAGATCTGT TGTCAAAAGCAGACTGCTATGTGGAACTGAAATTGCCCACTGCATCTCCCATGGTCTACCGAACTCAGGTTGTTGACAACTCTGATAACCCAGAGTGGAATGAAACCTTCCAGTATCGAATCCATAGTGCTGTCAAG aaCATTCTGGAATTGACACTCTATGACAAGGATGTCCTAGTCAGCGATGAACTCACTTCCATCGTCTTCGATGTAGGAGGTATGAAGCCAGGTCAGCCTCTGCTGCGCACTTTCAAGTTGAACCCCGAG gataatGAAGAGCTGGATGTAGAGTTCTGCTTGGAGAAATG CTCAGATACCCCTACAGAGGTATTGACCAATGGAGTACTTGTG GTTCATCCTTGTTTGTCTCTGCAAGGCACCGtcaacaaagaagaaaaaatgaaagagaaacagcaag GTAGCTGCGAGGTCAAGCTGTCTGTTCCAGGGGCGTATCAGAAGCAGCTGTGTATTCCTTGGAGACCAGATAATGAGAAGGATTATGGAAcctcctttgtttttcacatgGACAAAGAAATGCATCCAGAACTGCAAGTGGAGTTGGAGCAAACCATATCTGTCCTACAG gaTGGGATGAACCCTGATATTGAAAAGCATACTACAGTTCTGGGACAGGGGACTGTACCAGTTAATTCCCTTCCTGTTGGACAAGAAGTTGATAGAGTTGTTTCTCTGGGAGAG gGACAAAGTTTGGATATAAGTTTGAAAGCTGAAGAGAG CACTTGGGATCTAGATATACGTCTGGGTTTTGACCTCTGTaaagaggagagagaatttgtggacaaaaggaaaaaagtagttTCTGAGGCGTTGAAGAAGACTCTTAATTTAAAGGAATCCCCTCGGAAAGATGAG GTTCCAGTTGTAGCAGTACTGGGGTCTGGAGGTGGGATGAGAGCACTGACTTCATTCTACGGCAGCCTAGCTGGGCTTCAGCGGCTGGGCCTTCTGGATGCTGCACTGTATCTGAGTGGGATTTCTGGCTCTACTTG GTGTTTATCGACATTGTATCAAGACCCTCACTGGTCACAGAAAGATCTTCAAGATGCAATCAGCAGAGCTCAGGATACTGTGTCCAGCAGCAAAGGAGGGGCGTTTTCCCCAGAACGActgaaatactattttcagGAGTTGAATTCAATGGAAAGTAGTGGACGGAAAGTTTCCTTCACAGATTTGTGGGGCCTTATTGTGGAGTATTTCCTACAACAGAAG GAAGATCCATCAAAGCTGTCTGATCAGCAAGAAGCAGTGAAATGGGCCCAGAACCCTTATCCTATCTATGCAGCTGTCAATGTGAGACCCAATATTAGTAGTGGTGACTTTGCAG AATGGTGTGAGTTTACTCCCTATGAAGTTGGGTTTCGCAAATATGGAGCTTTTGTCCGAACAGAGGACTTTGACAGTGAGTTCTTCATGGGAAGGCTCATCCGGAAACGTCCAGAGCCTAGAATTTGTTTTCTACAAG GAATGTGGGGCAGTGCCTTCGCTGCAAGCTTGGATGATATCTGCTTGAAAGTAGTTGGAACAGGATTGAGCTTTCTAGAGCCTTTCAAAGATGTTATCAAAGTTATAG ATGACTGTCGAAGATCTCATTTCCGAGATCCAACACGACTGAAGACTCGCTTGGTTATACCTGGGGGCCCCTTGTTGCAAATTTTCCAGGATTTCTTCAAGTCCCGGGTCACGTGTGGAGAGACCTTCAACTTCATGCAGGGATTGTATCTTCATAAAGATTATGTTAAAGTCAAGAAATTTGTGGTTTGGAAAG GCACTCATCTGGATGCGTTTCCTAACCAGTTGACCCCCATGGAAGAGAGCTTGTATTTAGTGGATGGTGGCTTTTCTATCAACTCTCCCTTTCCATTGGTACTTCAGCCAGAGAGAGATGTGGATGTTATTTTGTCGTTCAATTTTTCCTGGGAAGCTCCGTTTGAGGTGCGAGACATCGCTGAGCATTATTACATGAGGATAAGAGCACAGAATGATATCTACGATGGCAGCAGATCAGATGAGGAGATAGGAAGTGATAACTAA
- the PLA2G4F gene encoding cytosolic phospholipase A2 zeta isoform X1 encodes MCKTSDQACSKQLFTVRNLGTLLCFLARFSPEITGHFFSMFCEVLRGPVPHRVLPFLAAVLFQRKERKETGFYHWRWEKHPYYNLTVKVLRARNIKGTDLLSKADCYVELKLPTASPMVYRTQVVDNSDNPEWNETFQYRIHSAVKNILELTLYDKDVLVSDELTSIVFDVGGMKPGQPLLRTFKLNPEDNEELDVEFCLEKCSDTPTEVLTNGVLVVHPCLSLQGTVNKEEKMKEKQQGSCEVKLSVPGAYQKQLCIPWRPDNEKDYGTSFVFHMDKEMHPELQVELEQTISVLQDGMNPDIEKHTTVLGQGTVPVNSLPVGQEVDRVVSLGEGQSLDISLKAEESTWDLDIRLGFDLCKEEREFVDKRKKVVSEALKKTLNLKESPRKDEVPVVAVLGSGGGMRALTSFYGSLAGLQRLGLLDAALYLSGISGSTWCLSTLYQDPHWSQKDLQDAISRAQDTVSSSKGGAFSPERLKYYFQELNSMESSGRKVSFTDLWGLIVEYFLQQKEDPSKLSDQQEAVKWAQNPYPIYAAVNVRPNISSGDFAEWCEFTPYEVGFRKYGAFVRTEDFDSEFFMGRLIRKRPEPRICFLQGMWGSAFAASLDDICLKVVGTGLSFLEPFKDVIKVIDDCRRSHFRDPTRLKTRLVIPGGPLLQIFQDFFKSRVTCGETFNFMQGLYLHKDYVKVKKFVVWKGTHLDAFPNQLTPMEESLYLVDGGFSINSPFPLVLQPERDVDVILSFNFSWEAPFEVLELAQKYCEEREIPFPKIKLTDEDEKKPKECYMFVDNNNPKAPIVLHFPLVNDTFRKYKAPGIKRESEDEKSFGDFVIETKDSPYRTLNFTLEPYDFHRLVEVNRYNVLNNKDTLFKTLNLALQRRKRKNVINMSNT; translated from the exons ATGTGCAAAACTTCAGACCAAGCCTGTAGTAAGCAGCTCTTCACAGTCAGGAACCTAGGgactcttctgtgttttcttgcCAGGTTTTCTCCTGAGATAAcaggccattttttttccatgttctgtGAGGTGCTTCGGGGCCCGGTTCCACACAGAGTGCTGCCTTTTCTGGCAGCTGTGCTTTTccaaagaaaggagagaaaagagactgGATTTTATCACTGGCGG TGGGAGAAGCACCCTTACTACAACCTAACTGTAAAAGTCCTCCGAGCCAGAAACATCAAGGGTACAGATCTGT TGTCAAAAGCAGACTGCTATGTGGAACTGAAATTGCCCACTGCATCTCCCATGGTCTACCGAACTCAGGTTGTTGACAACTCTGATAACCCAGAGTGGAATGAAACCTTCCAGTATCGAATCCATAGTGCTGTCAAG aaCATTCTGGAATTGACACTCTATGACAAGGATGTCCTAGTCAGCGATGAACTCACTTCCATCGTCTTCGATGTAGGAGGTATGAAGCCAGGTCAGCCTCTGCTGCGCACTTTCAAGTTGAACCCCGAG gataatGAAGAGCTGGATGTAGAGTTCTGCTTGGAGAAATG CTCAGATACCCCTACAGAGGTATTGACCAATGGAGTACTTGTG GTTCATCCTTGTTTGTCTCTGCAAGGCACCGtcaacaaagaagaaaaaatgaaagagaaacagcaag GTAGCTGCGAGGTCAAGCTGTCTGTTCCAGGGGCGTATCAGAAGCAGCTGTGTATTCCTTGGAGACCAGATAATGAGAAGGATTATGGAAcctcctttgtttttcacatgGACAAAGAAATGCATCCAGAACTGCAAGTGGAGTTGGAGCAAACCATATCTGTCCTACAG gaTGGGATGAACCCTGATATTGAAAAGCATACTACAGTTCTGGGACAGGGGACTGTACCAGTTAATTCCCTTCCTGTTGGACAAGAAGTTGATAGAGTTGTTTCTCTGGGAGAG gGACAAAGTTTGGATATAAGTTTGAAAGCTGAAGAGAG CACTTGGGATCTAGATATACGTCTGGGTTTTGACCTCTGTaaagaggagagagaatttgtggacaaaaggaaaaaagtagttTCTGAGGCGTTGAAGAAGACTCTTAATTTAAAGGAATCCCCTCGGAAAGATGAG GTTCCAGTTGTAGCAGTACTGGGGTCTGGAGGTGGGATGAGAGCACTGACTTCATTCTACGGCAGCCTAGCTGGGCTTCAGCGGCTGGGCCTTCTGGATGCTGCACTGTATCTGAGTGGGATTTCTGGCTCTACTTG GTGTTTATCGACATTGTATCAAGACCCTCACTGGTCACAGAAAGATCTTCAAGATGCAATCAGCAGAGCTCAGGATACTGTGTCCAGCAGCAAAGGAGGGGCGTTTTCCCCAGAACGActgaaatactattttcagGAGTTGAATTCAATGGAAAGTAGTGGACGGAAAGTTTCCTTCACAGATTTGTGGGGCCTTATTGTGGAGTATTTCCTACAACAGAAG GAAGATCCATCAAAGCTGTCTGATCAGCAAGAAGCAGTGAAATGGGCCCAGAACCCTTATCCTATCTATGCAGCTGTCAATGTGAGACCCAATATTAGTAGTGGTGACTTTGCAG AATGGTGTGAGTTTACTCCCTATGAAGTTGGGTTTCGCAAATATGGAGCTTTTGTCCGAACAGAGGACTTTGACAGTGAGTTCTTCATGGGAAGGCTCATCCGGAAACGTCCAGAGCCTAGAATTTGTTTTCTACAAG GAATGTGGGGCAGTGCCTTCGCTGCAAGCTTGGATGATATCTGCTTGAAAGTAGTTGGAACAGGATTGAGCTTTCTAGAGCCTTTCAAAGATGTTATCAAAGTTATAG ATGACTGTCGAAGATCTCATTTCCGAGATCCAACACGACTGAAGACTCGCTTGGTTATACCTGGGGGCCCCTTGTTGCAAATTTTCCAGGATTTCTTCAAGTCCCGGGTCACGTGTGGAGAGACCTTCAACTTCATGCAGGGATTGTATCTTCATAAAGATTATGTTAAAGTCAAGAAATTTGTGGTTTGGAAAG GCACTCATCTGGATGCGTTTCCTAACCAGTTGACCCCCATGGAAGAGAGCTTGTATTTAGTGGATGGTGGCTTTTCTATCAACTCTCCCTTTCCATTGGTACTTCAGCCAGAGAGAGATGTGGATGTTATTTTGTCGTTCAATTTTTCCTGGGAAGCTCCGTTTGAG GTTTTAGAGTTGGCTCAGAAATACTGTGAGGAGCGGGAGATTCCTTTTCCAAAAATCAAATTGACTgatgaagatgaaaagaagcCAAAAGAATGCTATATGTTTGTGGATAACAATAATCCAAAGGCTCCCATTGTGCTCCATTTCCCATTAGTGAATGACACCTTCCGGAAATACAAAGCTCCGG